The Hemicordylus capensis ecotype Gifberg chromosome 6, rHemCap1.1.pri, whole genome shotgun sequence genome window below encodes:
- the LOC128329665 gene encoding olfactory receptor 6X1-like yields MGNGSSVNEFILLGSPTLQPWHLSLFLLILIIYLFTLAGNGFIIIIVRLNWQLQTPMYFFLSNLSFLEIWYTTTVIPKMLETFMTTRTTICLHCCLMQSFFHFFLGITEFLILSAMSFDRYIAICKPLHYTSIMTRKLCSVLALGSWSLGFVIIFSQAALLLKLPFCAGNVIDHYYCDIGPILKLACADTKLIEFLGLLETITIIPSSFLFSVVSYIYIILTILRIPSSKGRQKAFSTCASHLTVVSILYGAVLFMYLKPTAHSSFSFNKVISVLNTVLTPLLNPFIYTIRNKEVKAALRKAIAK; encoded by the coding sequence ATGGGAAATGGGTCATCCGTGAATGAGTTCATCCTTCTGGGCTCCCCAACCCTTCAGCCGTGGCATCTTTCACTGTTTCTCCTCATCCTGATAATATACCTTTTCACCTTGGCTGGGAATGGTTTCATCATAATAATTGTGAGGCTCAACTGGCAACTCCAGACCCCAATGTATTTCTTTCTTAGCAACCTCTCCTTCCTGGAGATCTGGTACACAACCACTGTCATCCCTAAGATGCTGGAGACCTTCATGACCACCAGGACAACCATCTGCCTTCATTGCTGCCTCATGCAGTCCTTCTTTCACTTCTTCCTTGGCATCACAGAGTTTCTCATCCTATCTGCCATGTCCTTTGACAGATACATTGCCATATGCAAGCCTTTGCATTACACCAGTATTATGACCAGAAAGCTATGCTCTGTTTTGGCTTTAGGGTCTTGGTCACTGGGATTTGTGATCATCTTCTCTCAGGCAGCTTTGCTTctgaagctgccattttgtgctggTAATGTCATTGACCATTACTATTGTGACATTGGCCCCATTTTGAAACTGGCCTGTGCTGACACTAAGCTCATTGAATTCCTAGGCTTGTTGGAAACAATCACCATAATCCCAAgttctttccttttctctgtgGTTTCCTACATCTACATCATCCTGACCATCCTGAGGATCCCCTCCAGCAAGGGACGACAGAAAGCTTTCTCTACTTGTGCATCCCACCTCACAGTTGTCAGCATTCTTTATGGAGCTGTTCTCTTCATGTACTTGAAACCCACCGCACATTCTTCCTTCAGTTTCAACAAAGTGATCTCCGTTCTCAACACAGTGTTAACTCCATTGCTGAATCCTTTTATATATACTATACGGAACAAAGAGGTCAAAGCTGCTCTGAGAAAGGCTATAGCCAagtga
- the LOC128329659 gene encoding olfactory receptor 6X1-like — MEVMNKSTVTEFILLGIPFFQDLHRLFFVVGLLMYIVAIIGNGFILLIVAIEPKLQTPMYIFLGNLAFLEICYTTTVVPKMLQTLLETQTTICFICCMAQGFFHFIFGSTELFILTAMAFDRYLAICKPLQYPMIMTKHVCVQMSMATWYAAFIIMLFHSLFVWRLPFCGSNVVDHFYCDIGPVLSLACTDTHLIESLGFLSSILIVIMTLILTIVSYCFIIFTILRIPSAVGRKRAFSTCTSHLIVVSILYGALVFMYVRPNVHSSSRITRLVAVLNTTLTPMVNPFIYTIRNTEVKGAVKSAINKKRGNLKENF, encoded by the coding sequence ATGGAAGTGATGAATAAATCAACAGTGACTGAATTCATCCTACTGGGAATTCCTTTTTTCCAGGACCTACACAGACTCTTCTTTGTAGTGGGTTTATTGATGTACATTGTAGCCATCATAGGAAATGGCTTCATTCTACTAATTGTAGCTATTGAGCCAAAGCTGCAGACCCCAATGTACATCTTCCTGGGCAACCTTGCTTTTCTGGAGATCTGCTACACTACTACTGTGGTACCTAAGATGCTACAGACACTTCTGGAAACACAGACAACTATTTGTTTCATTTGCTGCATGGCCCAAGGTTTTTTCCACTTCATCTTTGGCAGTACAGAGCTTTTCATCCTCACGGCAATGGCCTTCGACAGGTATTTGGCTATATGCAAGCCACTCCAATATCCTATGATCATGACCAAGCAtgtctgtgttcagatgtctatGGCCACATGGTATGCGGCATTCATCATTATGCTTTTTCATTCTCTCTTTGTGTGGAGGTTACCTTTCTGTGGCTCCAATGTTGTTGACCATTTCTACTGTGATATTGGTCCCGTCTTAAGCCTAGCCTGCACTGATACCCACCTCATTGAGTCTCTGGGATTTCTTAGCTCTATCCTGATAGTTATCATGACCTTGATTCTCACCATCGTGTCCTACTGCTTTATTATCTTTACCATCCTGCGCATCCCCTCAGCTGTGGGACGCAAGAGGGCGTTCTCCACCTGCACATCTCATCTGATTGTGGTGTCTATATTGTATGGTGCCCTCGTCTTCATGTATGTGAGACCAAACGTCCATTCCTCATCTCGGATTACTAGGCTAGTAGCGGTTTTGAACACCACCCTTACACCAATGGTGAACCCTTTCATATACACAATCAGGAACACAGAAGTGAAGGGGGCGGTTAAGAGTGCGATCAATAAGAAGAGAGGGAACCTGAAGGAAAATTTCTAA